GCGGCGCTCTACGAGGATGTCCGGATCGACGCGACGGGGCAGGTCGTGACACAGGCGTTCCGCGACTACCACATCCCGGCCTGCGCCGACGTGCCGGACACCGAGGTGCTGTTCGCCGAAACCCACGACAGCGTCGGCCCGCTCGGCGCCAAGTCGATGAGCGAATCGCCCTTCAATCCCGTCGCGGCGGCGCTCGGCAACGCCATCCGCGACGCGACCGGCATCCGGCTCACCGCTACGCCCTTCGCGGCCGACAGGATCTACCGGGCCGTGGCGGCCGGACGAGGCGGGGGTCAGGAATGGACCTGAAGCGCGACGTGGCTCCGCCGGCCCCGGGCGCTTCCGGATTTCTCGAGCGCACCTTCCGGCTCGCCGAGCACGGCACGAGCGTGCGCACCGAGCTGCTCGCCGGCCTGACCACCTTCCTGACGATGGTCTATATCGTCTTCATCAATCCGAGCATCCTGGCGGATGCCGGCATGCCCCGAGGCGCGGTCTTCGTGGCCACCTGCCGGTGGCGGCGCTCGGCTCGATGATCATGGCGCTCTACGCCAATTATCCGATCGCCCTCGCGCCGGGGATGGGACTCAACGCCTACTTCACCTACGTCGTGGTGCAGGGCCTGGGCTTCTCGTGGCAGGCGGCGCTGGGCGCGGTGTTCATCTCCGGCCTGTGCTTCCTGGTGGTCACGCTCACCGGCCTGCGGGCGCTCATCGTCGACGGGATCCCGTCCTCGATGCGCATCGCCATCACGGTGGGCATCGGTCTGTTCCTGGCGATCATCGCGCTCAAGAACGCCGGCCTGGTCGCGGCGAGCCCGGCGACCTTCGTTACCCTGGGCGACCTGCACAAGCCCGAGGCCATTCTGGCGGTCATCGGCTTCCTGATGGTCGCCGTACTGTCCGCCCGGAAGGTGCGGGCGGCGCTGCTCTCCAGCATCCTGACCGTGACGGTGCTGAGTTTCGTCTTCGCGGGCAACACCTTCCAGGGCATCGTCTCCCTGCCGCCCTCGCTCGCCCCGACGCTGTTCGCCCTGGACATCACGGGTGCCCTTTCGGCAGGGCTGCTCAATGTGATCCTGGTGCTGTTCCTCGTCGAGCTGTTCGACGCCACCGGCACGCTGATGGGCGTGGCGGGCCGCGCCGGGCTGCTGACCGAGGGCCGGATGCGCCGTCTCGACCGGGCGCTGATGGCCGATTCCGCCGCGGTCTTCGCGGGCTCGCTCCTCGGGACATCGAGCACCACCGCCTACCTCGAGAGCGCCTCCGGGGTGGAGGAGGGCGGCCGCACCGGCCTGACCGCCGCGACGGTGGCGGTGCTGTTCCTGGCCTGCCTGTTCTTCGCCCCGCTGGCCGCCGCGGTCCCGCCCTACGCCACGGCGCCGGCCCTGTTCTACGTGGCCTGCCTGATGCTGCGCGAGCTGGTGGAGCTCGACTGGGACGATCTCACCGAGGTCGTGCCGGCCTGCGTGACGGCGCTGCTGATGCCCTTCACCTACTCGATCGCCACCGGCGTCTCGTGCGGCTTCATCACCTACGCGGCGCTCAAGCTCCTCGCCGGCCGCGCCCGGGACGTGAAGCCGATCGTCTGGGTGATCGCGGCCGTGTTCCTGTTCAAGTTCGTCGAGACCGGCGGGGCCCATTGATGGCCGGCGCCGCCTCCGCCCAGCCGATGCGGTCCGCAGCCTTGCGGGGACGCGCCGCGAGCCTCACCGGAAACCCGTTCCTGGCCGAGGGCTGCCTGCATCACATCGAGGACGCGCTGATCCTGATCGAGGGCGGCCGGATCGCGGCGTTCGGCCCCTACGCGGACACGATCGGCCGCGTGCCCGAGGGCGTGCCGGTCACGGAATACGCGAACGCCCTGATCCTGCCGGGCCTGATCGACACGCACGTCCACTATCCGCAGCTTCAGATGATCGCGTCGTACGGCGAGCAGCTGCTGGCCTGCTCGACAAGTACACCTTCCCGGCCGAGCTGGAATTCGCCGATCAGGCCCATGCCGAGCGGGTCGCGAAGCTGTTCTTCCGCGAGATCCTGGGCGCCGGCACAACCACGGCGGCGGTCTACTGCACGGTCCATCCCGGCTCGGTGGAGGCGTTCTTCGCCGAATCCGAGCGCTTCAACACCCGGATGGTCGCCGGCAAGGTGCTGATGGACCGCAACGCCCCCGCGGCCCTGCTCGACACGGCCCAGCGCGGCTACGACGAGAGCCGGGCCCTGATCGCGCGCTGGCACGGGCGGGGCCGCCAGCTCTACGCCGTGACGCCGCGCTTCGCCCCCTCCTGCACGCAGGCGCAGCTCGACGCCGCCGGCGCACTGCTCGCCGAGCATGATGGTCTCTTCCTGCAGACCCACCTGTACGAGACCACCGACGAGGTCGCCTGGGTGATGGACCTGTTCCCGGATCGGGCGAGCTACCTCGACGTCTACGCCCGCGCGGGACTGGTCGGGCCGCGCTCGGTCTTCGGCCACGCGATCCATGTCGGCGAGGACGATCTCTGCACCTGTCACCAGGCGGGGGCGGCGCTCGCCCATTGCCCGACCTCGAACGGCTTTCTCGGCAGCGGCCTGTTCCGCCTGTTCGACGCGCAGGATCCGCGGCGGCCGGTGCGGGTCGGCCTCGGCACGGATGTCGGGGCCGGCACGACCCTGTCGCTGCTGAAGACGCTGGGCGACGCCTACAAGGTCGCCGCCCTGCAGGGGACCAAGCTCGACGCGCTGCGGGCCTTCTGGCTCGCCACCCTGGGCGGGGCGGAAGCCCTGCGCCTCGACGACCGGATCGGCCGTATCGCCCCGGGCTACGAGGCCGATCTCTGCGTCCTCGACCTCGCCGCGACCCCGCTCCTCGGCTTCCGCACCGGGACCTGCCGGGACATCGAGGAGCTGCTCTTCGTCCTGATGATCCTCGGCGACCACCGCACCGTGCGGGCGACCTGGGTGGCCGGCGAATGCGTCTACGACAACCGGCGCACCGGCGATCCGCTGCGCTACCCGCCGGTCACCGCCGCGTAGAGGGCCGCCGCGTCCCGGGCGCCGCGCAGCGCCGCCGCGGTCTCGGGATCGCGCAGACGCCGCGCCACGCAGGCGAGGGCGTTCAGCGGCTCGTGCCGGGCGGGCGCGGGCAGGAGCAGCAGGAAGACGAGATCGACCGGGTTGTCGCCGACCGCCTCGAAATCGATCGGCTCGCGCAGGCGGGCGAGGATCCCGTACGGCCGGGAGACGGCCTCGAGCCGGGCATGGGGCAGCGCGATGCCGTCGCCGATCCCGGTCGAGCCCAAATGCTCACGTCGGGCGAGCGCCGGCAAGATCGCGTCCGGGCCGATGCCGAGGGCCGCCGCGGCGCGCCGGGCCAGGTCTTCGAGCAACGCGTTCTTGGTGGCGGCGCGGAGGCCGACGAGTACGTCGGACGGCGCGAGGAGTTCGTCCACCGTCATCGCGCGGGGCTGCCGGTGCTCAGAAGCTTCATCCGATCCTCGGGGTCAGGGCGCGGCCGCGCCGTCGGCGGCGCGCGGCGCCGGCTCGTCGTCGGGCGCGCGCAGGCGGTAGCCGACGCCGGTCTCGGTCAGCAAGATTCGGGGACGCTCGGGATCCGCCTCCAGCTTCTGGCGAAGCTGGCGCACGTAGACGCGCAGGTATTGCGGGTCGGACGAGGACGAGACCGAGCGCATGAGCTGGGCGTGCGTCAGCACCTTGCCGGCATGCAGCACCAGGACGCGCAGGAAATCGTATTCCCGGGGTGTCAGCTTCACCTCGGCTTCGTCGATCTTGACGATGCGCCGGATCAGATCGACCGAGAGGTTGTCGACGCGGAAGATCGGTCGCTCGCCCCGGGCGGCGAGCTGGTGCCGCATGGCGGCACGCAGGCGCGCCAGAAGCTCCGCCATGCCGAACGGCTTGGTCACGTAGTCGTTGGCACCGAGATCCAGCGCCTCGACCTTGCCGCCCTCGTCGTCGCGGCTCGACAACACGACGACGGGCAGGTCGGGATGACTCGCCCGAATCGTCCGCAGCAGGTCGTGACCGCGCATGTCGGGCAGGCCGAGGTCGAGGATCACCAGATCGACGCCCTCGCGGCCGAGCAGCGCCAGGGCGGACCCAGCATCGGGCGCTTCCAGGACGGCGTAGCCCTGCGTGGCGAGGCCCATGCGCAGGAGCTTGCGGATCGGCGGCTCGTCGTCGACGACCAGAACCTTCGGACTCATGCGGCGATGTCCCTGGGCGCGCTGCGGGCGGGAACCGGCAGAGCGATGGTGAAGCAGGCGCCGCTTCGGTCGCGCCGGTTCGCGGCCGTGACGGTCCCGCCCATCGCCTCGACGAAGCCGCGGGAGATGGCGAGCCCCAGCCCGGTTCCGGCCCGGACCCGGTCGCCCTTCCGGACGCGGTAGAACT
This window of the Methylobacterium tardum genome carries:
- a CDS encoding response regulator transcription factor, translating into MSPKVLVVDDEPPIRKLLRMGLATQGYAVLEAPDAGSALALLGREGVDLVILDLGLPDMRGHDLLRTIRASHPDLPVVVLSSRDDEGGKVEALDLGANDYVTKPFGMAELLARLRAAMRHQLAARGERPIFRVDNLSVDLIRRIVKIDEAEVKLTPREYDFLRVLVLHAGKVLTHAQLMRSVSSSSDPQYLRVYVRQLRQKLEADPERPRILLTETGVGYRLRAPDDEPAPRAADGAAAP
- a CDS encoding PTS sugar transporter subunit IIA gives rise to the protein MTVDELLAPSDVLVGLRAATKNALLEDLARRAAAALGIGPDAILPALARREHLGSTGIGDGIALPHARLEAVSRPYGILARLREPIDFEAVGDNPVDLVFLLLLPAPARHEPLNALACVARRLRDPETAAALRGARDAAALYAAVTGG